The following proteins are encoded in a genomic region of Phalacrocorax carbo chromosome 2, bPhaCar2.1, whole genome shotgun sequence:
- the SNAI2 gene encoding zinc finger protein SNAI2: protein MPRSFLVKKHFNSSKKPNYSELDTHTVIISPYLYESYPVPIIPQPEILSSVAYNPITVWTTTGLLPSPLPNDLSPLSGYPSSLGRVSPPPPSDTSSKDHSGSESPISDEEERIQSKLSDPHAIEAEKFQCSLCNKTYSTFSGLAKHKQLHCDAQSRKSFSCKYCDKEYVSLGALKMHIRTHTLPCVCKICGKAFSRPWLLQGHIRTHTGEKPFSCPHCNRAFADRSNLRAHLQTHSDVKKYQCKNCSKTFSRMSLLHKHEESGCCVAH, encoded by the exons ATGCCACGCTCCTTCCTGGTCAAGAAACATTTCAATTCATCCAAGAAGCCGAATTACAGCGAACTGGACACTCACACAG tGATTATATCCCCATACCTGTATGAAAGCTATCCAGTCCCTATAATACCACAGCCAGAGATTCTGAGCTCAGTAGCTTACAATCCCATTACTGTGTGGACTACAACCGGGCTGCTACCATCTCCATTACCCAACGACCTCTCTCCGCTTTCTGGATACCCCTCATCTTTGGGAAGAGTCAGCCCACCTCCACCTTCTGACACCTCCTCCAAAGACCACAGCGGTTCAGAAAGTCCCATTAGCGATGAAGAAGAGAGAATCCAGTCCAAGCTTTCAGACCCCCATGCAATCGAAGCTGAAAAGTTTCAGTGCAGTTTATGCAACAAGACCTATTCAACTTTCTCTGGGTTGGCCAAACATAAGCAGCTGCACTGTGATGCCCAGTCTAGGAAATCGTTCAGCTGCAAGTACTGTGACAAGGAGTACGTCAGCCTGGGAGCGCTTAAGATGCACATCAGGACCCACACACTACCTTGTGTCTGTAAGATCTGCGGCAAGGCTTTCTCTAGACCCTGGCTACTTCAAGGACACATTAGAACTCACACTG GAGAGAAGCCGTTTTCCTGTCCGCACTGCAACAGGGCTTTTGCCGACAGATCCAATCTGAGGGCTCATCTGCAGACCCACTCGGATGTGAAGAAATACCAGTGCAAAAATTGCTCCAAAACTTTCTCCAGAATGTCTCTTCTGCACAAACATGAGGAATCTGGCTGCTGTGTAGCACACTGA